A window of Rhipicephalus microplus isolate Deutch F79 chromosome X, USDA_Rmic, whole genome shotgun sequence genomic DNA:
TGCAGTAAACTCTGTTTAACAGATCATCTGCGCATAAACTACTTTCATGTACACAGCCTTGAATATCACTCACGACTACACGGGGCAAGAACTTCCTGAGCCACTTCACAGTGGGCATGACTGGCGATGCTGTTTACAGCGTGGTACTTGGGAGTGGTGCCAAGAGGCAGATAGGTTGATGTAAAGTGCAGAACGGGTTTGCCAGCTTAAAGCAATTCAAATTTCATTAGCGTAGGCCACAAGACAAGAGCGCAGTTTACGAAGGTATTTATTCGTTTATGTCATGGGAAAACTATTATACTTACTCAAACTTGCGttaaattttttattactttttcttCTGTGTGCACAGCTTCTTTGTGTCAAGGTGACGAATGATCAGAATCAGGTTAGCGCAGCTTTTTTTTCATGGTTCGCAGAGAAGCAGAAGGCACAGCTTGTAAACATTTGCTCTATAAGGGCTTTCATTGCACTACGAGTATCAGCTGCCTACCCATCATTATAATGGTTGTCTACGGATCATGTGTTTGCCTTGTTGGCCAAGTTTATTCGTTTAAAAAGGTTATTTCAATATAGAGGAGCTATATAAACCCAGGCAAACGTCAACAACAGTGCCTTCACAGCCCCTTGCCTTTCGTGCTGGCACATAGCTCACCAGCTGACCTTGTTATCCTTGATCATCAGGAATATGGGGTCGAGGCTGTCACCATGCCGTGGCGTGGGTGACGTGGCCTTCCCACGAACGCAGTTCTACGAGGAATGCAGGCAGAATTTTCGTTCCCTAGACCAGTGCTGCAGACGGCCAAGCATCTACAGTGAAGGCCTTATTTGTGTCAATCCGAGGAGCCCACGCCAAGTGTATTATCAATCTGGACCCCTCAGGCCGGCATCTCAGCGGCAGGCCCCGCGCATgagatgatgatggtggtgatactTCTAATATGGCTCGTACCCACCCAAGAGTGTCGCCGAAGAGTTGACTATGTGAATTTGTGAACAATTATTTTGATTGTTAGGAATGTGTAAATATTGATACATTAAAGCGGTGTGCGTAATGGAAAAAGAGTGCAATAATTGTCCCTCCCCGTACAAATAACGCAGCATAGCCGTTATCTTGAAGACAAGTAAAAGTGAATAAGCAATTTTTTGAAATAAGTAATAAGTGCAATAACATACACAACTTGCAACACAAATTCACAATCGTTTCTTTTGTGAACGCAACTGCAGACGGCATACAAAGCGTTTGTGTTGCTGAAGCCCAGCGCTGCAGCACCGAAGGTAAGTGTATTGTTCCTTGCGACGTTTTGCCCCAGGTGATTGAATGGAATAACGagacgttttttttcctttgaggaTGGTATCGGCCACATGGCAGAAAACTGCATACTGTTTCCCTTTTGAAGGAAAAGTTGCGTAGAGGTTGCATAGAGACCAGCCCTGAATTATTACAAATAAAATAGGGGGACACGTCATGCTAATGCAGTTTATGCGACTTCAATTTGTCTAGTATTAAACTACTGGCTTTTGAAAATTTGAAACGACTAAACTGTGTTCATAATGTTACTGACTTCATGGCACCTCCACAAAGCGAAACTTATCTCTACGTTATCAAAGTTGGAATGGCCACTACAGAAAGGGCCGATAAGAATCGGCCACGCATTGCCGCTGTTGTTAGTAGGTCCGCTATttcatgattgatgattgattaatatgttgggtttaacgtcccaaaaccactatatgattatgagagacgccgtagtggagggctccggaaatttagaccactgttgcgaaagatggcgacgccgacgcggtcccggaggcgccactgctttcgaccccgccgggaaggtcaccagccgtttagtagcgtatgtttctcagctcgcgactgcttctgcgcagagctgaggagacgagcggacgagacgacggtgagttaaacaaggtttatgtacagcatatatacagaggcgttacaatttcggcactggggccggcagagactcgaagagccgagctcctctctctaatacataggtcagcctttcgcctaaaaccgctgatcgcgacacgccgcagggcttcttttatttccaccgggcccaactaaaatgtccaatcagaagcgccgctggtcttcagagcaggctcctccaatggggttcgccgcgcgatgcgtcaggccaccagacatgaggacgccggctcgctgtcacgtgcgacgctgactcaatgcacgtgggccacagatgcgccgcgcgtgttcacgccgtggagttgttcgcgcccggcgggctgcgggctggccttgacccagattgcctgtttcagaggcacggacgtttgacgaggactcgctggcataacagcacccccggcgccagacaatgcaccggaaagacgagctgcttccacggggctcggatgtcaggtgcgctcgttcgccaggtccctccaggttcgcctccagggccatggggagaatacagctccagactgttccgggaacacatcccatcattgacgacggatccccgctccactggcttgtcgccacaacttgctggccaaattcgctcgtctcttctgaccattttcggtttcagcacttgtcgatggttctgcaacgtgctaagaacggttcgacaacagacaacacacgacacaagcaagtgccctcggtcacccgacagaacaccagacaaagtatagtacaacatatacctatctacgtgtttatcggaattttgttccctctacatcaagaggcacatgtgggacaaaagacccctaaaatgacaactcaattttttttccacgtacaacaacgtaacggattagaataccacataaagttggccccttgagatcactctgaacgagagcgctcagcccaggtcgtgatgaggtcaaaattttgccccgaatcgccagccagaaaccgaaaggttaagaagttactagctggaacgcactgctcaatgcacctgcattagcgtatagctttctttttttttttttttttttttttagcgaacgtcaaagttgcccTGCCGGAGTAccacgctccatctcagtaaccggtcacttttaggcgacgatacctatgcggtaccaagagcggctcacacttgcgacgttccacaggagaacaacgatacggcttgctatggattggctcctcaccgcttagcacgatatcgtgttcgatcaccctcgtgtttccggggcggtccgaaaacacgtcttcaaactcggaaccaatctttctcaggtcctctttctcaggtcctccttcccttaagctaggctctaggtttatctgctcccggattactttcgatcccccttcgattacttcactagaactcaaattttctgcttcctcttcctccgaagccttcaacagctgatttacgaccgcttgatgttgaacattgggtttcatcaagttgtaaattttgttctgccgccctcctacttgcacctcataatttgtatcgcaaggcttcgataatactttggcgggcccttcccaatcaacctcaagcttgttccttttgggtggctgcagccgcattacctgattatcaacttcaaaagcgctcttcttccccgatttctcgtagtgctccttcgacagcacttttgccgcgtttttctggctttccactcgcgcttcaatttggctttccactagcgcttcaatcgagagatcctcacgctgccctcgaatgagcgtctctcgatcaactctcggcagctcgctcccactttccgctacaggcgagagcgttgcaaccctctcgctctgactcaatggcgccacgtcgtctcccccagcgcataccgcgccggccgctcccgcgacgggccgctcgcgtgactgctcacatgactcatgcggaaaatttcctttctggggttccgtcgacccgccgacaacgtcacttgagagttcaccgcatggaaccaagtcaagcttccgcgaaagctttcgcgcttgcgatcgcgtgggagccaggcacgctaagttggggaagaacgatttgccctgctctttgagaagctgctccgagttgttggagaatagataagaaaaacgaccattcagcgcggcagacacagccgcttcggtgcaaagcttaccgaacgggccttcaatgacaacggtggcgattggtaagcgaacactctgctcctcggcgacttgcctgatccacgcgcattctcctgtgaagtcatccggagacaccaatgaaggatggacaacgtccatggttgccgctgagtctctaagtgctcggcacgttttctcattgaccctaatttcttggagatacggctccaacaaccgcatgtttttttctgattctcggatcgttgcgaaggcaaacttttcctga
This region includes:
- the LOC142776362 gene encoding uncharacterized protein LOC142776362; the protein is MENLKVKELIEICEELGITLGRAKRKQAILEIMKDEGVSAEEVDEAWVDIKARREEAERREVEAREREEAERREAREREEAERQERLELKRLELAILQCSQAPSVASPTIQVSGFRIRDQLPPFVVGEDMAKYLVKFEHVCERNALEQSLWARNLLALLPGEVSDAITCLSREAFESYDEVKEVLLRRYKLSPEAFRQRFRYAKKGNESHVDFAFRLKADLIEWLKGEGVYDDRDKVVECVALEQFYRCIEEDVKLWLQDKLGEVQLNKAAELAEEYYTRRKLHSRAARVEKDERKEGFSRKPDQRKPAPHRNFKKDPSLTKDSVGEGQTEAEKSSEVSTTQALEPENKRKPLICYNCKKEGHIARNCQEKFAFATIRESEKNMRLLEPYLQEIRVNEKTCRALRDSAATMDVVHPSLVSPDDFTGECAWIRQVAEEQSVRLPIATVVIEGPFGKLCTEAAVSAALNGRFSYLFSNNSEQLLKEQGKSFFPNLACLAPTRSQARKLSRKLDLVPCGELSSDVVGGSTEPQKGNFPHESCEQSRERPVAGAAGAVCAGGDDVAPLSQSERVATLSPVAESGSELPRVDRETLIRGQREDLSIEALVESQIEARVESQKNAAKVLSKEHYEKSGKKSAFEVDNQVMRLQPPKRNKLEVDWEGPAKVLSKPCDTNYEVQVGGRQNKIYNLMKPNVQHQAVVNQLLKASEEEEAENLSSSEVIEGGSKVIREQINLEPSLREGGPEKEDLRKIGSEFEDVFSDRPGNTRVIEHDIVLSGEEPIHSKPYRCSPVERRKCEPLLVPHRYRRLKVTGY